The following are encoded in a window of Nibricoccus aquaticus genomic DNA:
- a CDS encoding beta strand repeat-containing protein has product MNTLKLTRFMAKSVRALLASFVCTAFAVSTSAAITFDAVASKAATNGSNTSWSHTTGSGTDRILIVGLATEDTSTSVLNVSAITYGGVALTAVANSTATAGSSTYDRTQLFYLLNPASGTNTISVTWGGAVNGISAGSTSLAGVTQSAPSVAAINSTTSGNTISANIAVATAGSWLVSVANSGASNATLTAGSTQIKRWGLGQSNSGGAGSTASPATGTVSTSWTASSSSQLALSVAVLTPSSGGTTVVAPAITTQPSSQTVTTGASATLSVAASGTAPLSYQWRFNGSAISGATSASYTLSNAQSANAGSYSVVVSNSAGSATSNNATLTISSTATAPSITTQPASQTINVGGSATFSVTASGTATLTYQWRFNGSNISGATGSSYSLSNAQTAAAGNYSVVVTNSVGTATSNNAVLTVNTGSTAGVIYVSPTGTDANPGTISAPTTLTAAIAEAVPGDTIYLRGGTYNLSATVAIAFGNNGTSANPKRIFAYQSEVPVLNFSAQATGDANRGIHLFGNYWHFRGVTIQGAGDNGMLIGGNNNTIELCTFKNNRDSGLQISRRASTLANIADWPSNNLILNCTAFDNADPGAENADGFACKLTSGPGNVFRGCIAHNNIDDGWDLYANTDTGAIGTVLIENCIAYNNGVLTNGGTSGSGDKNGFKLGGSGVDVAHTIRRCIAFGNGQHGFTDNNNQGAMTVLNNTSFNNTETNFNWRTGSTATFTNNASYNSGQSDTTNGTLTGTTNLFWKNNVSNNNGGTKVISAADFQTLTPPSGGFTRNSDGSINLGNFAKLVSGSDLVNGGTPSGTDIGAVESF; this is encoded by the coding sequence ATGAACACCCTGAAACTCACTCGTTTCATGGCGAAGAGCGTTCGCGCTCTCCTCGCCTCGTTTGTCTGCACGGCCTTCGCCGTTTCCACCTCCGCCGCCATCACCTTCGATGCCGTCGCCAGCAAAGCCGCCACCAACGGCTCCAACACCTCCTGGTCTCACACCACCGGCTCCGGCACCGATCGCATCCTGATCGTCGGCCTCGCCACCGAAGACACCAGCACCTCCGTCCTCAACGTCTCCGCCATCACCTACGGCGGCGTCGCGCTCACTGCGGTGGCCAACTCCACGGCCACCGCCGGCTCCAGCACCTACGATCGCACGCAACTCTTCTACCTCCTCAACCCCGCTTCCGGCACCAACACGATCTCCGTCACCTGGGGCGGCGCGGTGAACGGCATCAGCGCCGGCTCCACCTCGCTCGCCGGCGTCACTCAAAGCGCCCCGTCCGTCGCTGCCATTAACTCCACCACTTCCGGCAACACGATCTCGGCCAACATCGCCGTCGCCACCGCCGGCTCCTGGCTCGTCTCCGTCGCCAACAGCGGCGCGAGCAACGCCACGCTGACCGCAGGCTCTACGCAAATAAAACGCTGGGGCCTCGGTCAGTCCAACTCCGGCGGCGCCGGCTCCACCGCCTCGCCCGCCACCGGCACCGTATCCACAAGCTGGACCGCCTCCAGCTCCAGCCAGCTCGCGCTCTCCGTCGCCGTGCTGACTCCCTCTTCCGGCGGCACCACCGTCGTCGCCCCCGCGATCACCACTCAACCCTCCAGCCAGACCGTGACCACCGGCGCCAGCGCGACCCTCTCCGTCGCCGCCAGCGGCACTGCTCCACTCTCCTACCAATGGCGCTTCAACGGCTCCGCCATCTCAGGTGCCACCAGCGCTTCGTACACGCTATCCAACGCCCAATCTGCCAACGCCGGCAGCTACTCAGTCGTCGTTTCCAACTCCGCCGGCTCCGCCACGAGCAACAACGCCACGCTCACCATCAGTTCCACCGCCACCGCTCCGTCGATCACCACGCAGCCCGCCAGCCAGACCATCAACGTCGGCGGCTCCGCCACATTCTCCGTCACCGCATCCGGCACCGCCACGCTCACTTACCAGTGGCGCTTCAACGGTTCCAACATCTCCGGCGCCACCGGCTCCTCCTACAGCCTGAGCAACGCCCAGACTGCCGCCGCCGGTAATTACTCCGTCGTCGTCACCAACTCCGTCGGCACCGCCACGAGCAACAACGCCGTCCTCACCGTAAACACCGGCTCCACCGCCGGCGTCATCTACGTCTCTCCGACTGGCACCGACGCCAACCCCGGCACGATCTCCGCACCGACCACGCTCACCGCCGCCATCGCCGAAGCCGTCCCCGGCGACACGATCTACCTGCGCGGAGGCACGTACAACCTCTCCGCCACCGTCGCCATCGCCTTCGGCAACAACGGCACCTCCGCCAACCCGAAGCGCATCTTCGCCTACCAGTCCGAAGTCCCCGTATTGAACTTCTCGGCACAGGCGACCGGCGACGCCAACCGCGGCATCCACCTCTTCGGCAACTACTGGCACTTCCGCGGCGTCACCATCCAGGGTGCCGGCGACAACGGCATGTTGATCGGCGGCAACAACAACACCATCGAGCTCTGCACCTTCAAAAACAACCGCGACTCCGGCCTCCAGATCTCCCGCCGCGCCAGCACCCTCGCCAACATCGCCGACTGGCCGTCGAATAACCTCATCCTCAACTGCACCGCCTTCGACAACGCCGACCCCGGCGCCGAAAACGCCGACGGCTTCGCCTGCAAACTCACCTCCGGCCCGGGCAATGTCTTCCGCGGCTGCATCGCGCACAACAACATCGACGACGGCTGGGACCTCTACGCCAACACCGACACCGGCGCCATCGGCACCGTCCTCATCGAGAACTGCATCGCCTACAACAACGGCGTCCTCACCAACGGCGGCACCTCCGGCAGCGGCGACAAAAACGGCTTCAAGCTCGGCGGCTCCGGCGTGGATGTCGCGCACACGATCCGCCGCTGCATCGCCTTCGGCAACGGCCAGCACGGCTTCACCGACAACAACAATCAGGGCGCCATGACCGTCCTCAACAACACGTCGTTCAACAACACCGAGACCAACTTCAACTGGCGCACCGGCAGCACCGCCACGTTCACCAACAACGCCTCCTACAACTCCGGCCAGTCCGACACAACCAACGGCACCCTCACCGGCACGACCAACCTGTTCTGGAAAAATAACGTCAGTAACAACAACGGCGGCACCAAGGTCATCTCCGCCGCCGACTTCCAGACGCTCACCCCGCCCTCCGGCGGCTTCACGCGAAATTCCGACGGCAGCATCAACCTCGGCAACTTCGCCAAACTCGTCTCCGGCTCCGACCTCGTCAACGGCGGCACCCCGAGCGGCACCGACATCGGCGCCGTCGAAAGCTTCTGA
- the recD2 gene encoding SF1B family DNA helicase RecD2: protein MATSSQPTDTLTGVLERIIFLNEENHYTIAEFRADAASDKITITGALPGAQCGETLHLRGTWTKHAQHGDQFKVESFKAELPSSVYGIRKYLGSGLVPGIGKVYANKIVDAFGTDTLRILSEESAKLRGVPGIGKVRASAIKKAWDDQRALREIHIFLQTYGVTTSQCVKLVQRYGHEAKKILLEDPYRVAREIDGIGFKTADKIAINLGYANDAAPRLDAGLLFSMETLQEEGHTALREADLTAHATGLLETSTDRITARIASLVEQKHLVSHAPAGIENPLPGSALIQLPHNDRAEQKIASAIVRLTKVVSGLPPIKTDAAVEWAEKKAGFEFADQQRAALRHALTHKVSILTGGPGTGKTTILRALVDILRAKKVRIHLAAPTGRAAQRLSETTGGFASTIHRLLKYDPAKGGFSANDSTPLATDFLVVDEASMLDTRLAASLFQAIPSRAHLLLVGDTDQLPSVGAGNVLKDLIASATSPDAVIQLPVTRLNVIYRQKGQSQIVTTAHAINAGDPSLPPSTPDIPSIQAWSDLTFVIADSAEDCLAKTIALCTEFIPRHYDWFDTRRDVQVLAPMHKGTAGVGNFNVQLQAALNAHAKGIRGPSGEFRPRDKVIQLRNNYDKNLFNGDIGSITEIDANAATLTADFDGEVQTFDRGEMGSLALAYAISIHKSQGSEYPVVIVPLLKAHFMMLQRNLLYTAITRGKKKVFLVGEPAAYAMAVRNSESKLRSTHLREKIAALQA, encoded by the coding sequence GTGGCCACTTCCTCCCAACCGACCGACACGCTCACCGGCGTCCTTGAGCGCATCATCTTTCTCAACGAGGAGAACCACTACACCATCGCCGAGTTCCGCGCCGACGCCGCCTCGGACAAGATCACCATCACCGGCGCCCTCCCCGGCGCCCAATGCGGCGAAACGCTCCACCTCCGAGGCACCTGGACCAAGCACGCCCAGCACGGCGACCAGTTCAAAGTTGAGTCCTTCAAAGCCGAGCTCCCGTCCAGCGTGTACGGGATTCGCAAATACCTCGGCTCCGGCCTCGTCCCCGGCATCGGCAAGGTTTACGCCAACAAGATCGTCGACGCCTTCGGCACCGACACCCTCCGCATCCTCAGCGAAGAATCCGCCAAACTCCGCGGCGTTCCCGGCATCGGCAAAGTCCGCGCCTCCGCCATCAAAAAAGCCTGGGACGACCAGCGGGCCCTCCGCGAGATCCACATCTTCCTCCAGACCTACGGCGTCACGACTTCGCAATGTGTGAAGCTCGTTCAGCGTTACGGCCACGAAGCCAAAAAAATCCTCCTCGAAGACCCCTACCGCGTCGCCCGCGAGATCGACGGCATCGGCTTCAAGACCGCCGACAAAATCGCCATCAACCTCGGCTACGCCAACGACGCCGCCCCGCGCCTCGACGCCGGCCTCCTCTTCTCGATGGAGACGCTGCAAGAGGAAGGCCACACCGCCCTCCGCGAAGCCGATCTCACCGCCCACGCCACCGGCCTCCTCGAAACCTCTACCGACCGCATCACCGCCCGCATTGCCTCCCTCGTCGAACAGAAACACCTCGTCTCCCACGCGCCCGCAGGCATCGAAAATCCCCTCCCCGGCTCCGCGTTAATCCAGCTCCCGCACAACGACCGCGCTGAACAAAAAATCGCCTCCGCCATCGTCCGTCTCACCAAAGTCGTCAGTGGACTCCCGCCCATCAAAACCGACGCCGCCGTCGAGTGGGCCGAGAAAAAAGCCGGCTTCGAATTCGCCGATCAGCAACGTGCCGCGCTCCGCCACGCCCTCACGCACAAAGTCTCCATCCTCACCGGCGGTCCGGGCACCGGCAAAACCACCATCCTCCGCGCGCTCGTCGATATTCTCCGCGCGAAAAAAGTCCGCATCCACCTCGCCGCACCCACCGGCCGCGCCGCCCAACGCCTCTCCGAAACCACCGGCGGCTTCGCCTCCACCATTCACCGCCTCCTCAAATACGATCCCGCCAAAGGCGGCTTCAGCGCCAACGACTCCACCCCGCTCGCCACCGACTTCCTCGTCGTCGACGAAGCCTCGATGCTCGACACCCGCCTCGCCGCCTCGCTCTTCCAGGCGATCCCGTCCCGCGCGCACCTCCTCCTCGTCGGCGACACCGACCAACTCCCCTCCGTCGGCGCCGGCAACGTCCTCAAAGACCTCATCGCCTCGGCCACGTCGCCCGATGCCGTTATCCAGCTTCCGGTAACTCGGCTGAACGTCATCTACCGTCAAAAAGGCCAGAGCCAGATCGTCACCACCGCCCACGCCATCAACGCCGGCGATCCCAGCCTCCCGCCAAGCACGCCCGACATCCCCTCCATCCAGGCGTGGAGCGATCTCACCTTCGTCATCGCCGATTCCGCCGAGGACTGCCTCGCGAAAACCATCGCGCTCTGCACCGAGTTCATCCCGCGCCACTACGATTGGTTCGATACTCGCCGCGACGTCCAGGTCCTCGCTCCGATGCACAAAGGCACCGCCGGCGTCGGCAATTTCAACGTCCAGCTCCAGGCCGCGCTCAACGCCCACGCCAAAGGCATTCGCGGCCCGTCCGGCGAATTCCGCCCGCGCGACAAAGTCATCCAGCTGCGCAACAACTACGACAAAAACCTCTTCAACGGCGACATCGGCTCCATCACCGAAATCGATGCCAACGCCGCCACCCTCACCGCCGACTTCGACGGCGAGGTCCAGACCTTCGACCGCGGCGAGATGGGCAGCCTCGCCCTCGCCTACGCCATCAGCATCCACAAATCCCAGGGCTCCGAATACCCCGTTGTCATCGTCCCGCTGCTAAAAGCGCACTTCATGATGCTCCAGCGAAACCTCCTCTACACCGCCATCACCCGCGGCAAAAAGAAGGTCTTCCTCGTCGGCGAACCCGCCGCCTACGCCATGGCGGTGCGAAACAGCGAGTCCAAGCTGCGCTCCACACACTTGCGCGAAAAAATCGCCGCCCTTCAGGCCTGA
- a CDS encoding MlaE family ABC transporter permease has translation MPTTLDVIPAHANTREEADVLVVELVGNWRITARRPEWRELVGKRLPKAVRLEVGAGANWDSSLLLLWGSAQRWCDEKGVRLDGSALPEQARRLMDQLAVTSVTEPPGDCAPGLFMAVGLCVGELKQKTKDIAHFVGECTLSAVAVAKRPHKFRWGDCVAEMQQCGALALPIVGLINFLVGVTLAYIGAIVLRQYGGDIYVADFVGLSMVREMAAMMTGIVMAGRTGAAFAATLGNMKANEEIDAIETLGLKPIEFLVLPRLLALTVMMPLLTMYASALGILGGVVIAKTILSISPAAYWVETLTIVDMSDVMTGIIKATTFGLIVGLAGCLRGLQAERNAAGVGKAATSAVVTSILLIIVADTLYAAVFNILGW, from the coding sequence ATGCCGACCACGCTTGATGTCATTCCCGCCCACGCGAATACGCGTGAGGAAGCGGATGTGCTCGTGGTGGAGCTGGTGGGCAACTGGCGGATCACGGCGCGTCGGCCTGAGTGGCGCGAGCTCGTGGGGAAGCGTTTGCCGAAGGCGGTGCGGCTTGAAGTCGGAGCGGGGGCGAACTGGGACAGTTCTTTGCTGTTGTTGTGGGGAAGCGCGCAGCGCTGGTGCGATGAGAAGGGCGTGCGGCTCGATGGGAGCGCGTTGCCGGAGCAGGCGCGGCGGTTGATGGATCAGCTGGCGGTGACGAGCGTGACGGAGCCGCCGGGGGATTGCGCGCCGGGGTTGTTCATGGCGGTGGGTTTGTGCGTCGGCGAGCTGAAGCAGAAGACCAAGGACATCGCGCACTTCGTGGGTGAATGTACGTTGAGCGCGGTGGCGGTGGCGAAGCGGCCGCACAAGTTTCGCTGGGGCGATTGCGTGGCGGAGATGCAGCAATGCGGAGCGCTGGCGCTGCCGATTGTGGGGCTGATCAATTTTCTGGTCGGTGTGACGCTGGCGTACATCGGGGCCATCGTGCTGAGGCAGTATGGCGGGGATATTTATGTGGCGGATTTTGTGGGGCTCTCGATGGTGCGCGAGATGGCTGCGATGATGACGGGGATCGTGATGGCCGGACGGACGGGCGCGGCGTTTGCGGCGACGCTGGGCAACATGAAGGCGAACGAGGAGATCGATGCGATCGAGACGCTGGGGTTGAAGCCGATCGAGTTTCTGGTGCTGCCGCGGTTGCTGGCGCTGACGGTGATGATGCCGCTGCTGACGATGTACGCGAGCGCGCTGGGCATTCTGGGCGGTGTGGTGATCGCGAAGACTATCCTGTCGATCTCGCCGGCGGCGTACTGGGTGGAGACGCTGACGATCGTGGATATGTCGGACGTGATGACGGGCATTATCAAGGCGACGACCTTCGGGTTGATCGTGGGGCTGGCGGGGTGTTTGCGCGGATTGCAAGCGGAGCGGAACGCGGCGGGCGTGGGCAAGGCGGCGACCTCGGCGGTGGTGACCTCGATACTGCTGATCATCGTGGCGGACACGTTGTACGCGGCGGTATTCAATATTCTGGGATGGTGA
- a CDS encoding DUF2721 domain-containing protein, with the protein MFAIPADLNEILPLIQLSISPVILISGLGALVISMTNRMGRIVDRSRALAALVRQAKGAERTHIEHQLEIMFRRARLMRLSMTLVITSIFTSGSLIMLLFVGQVLAVKVANAVLGVFILSVVLMLAGMAAFIRDVYLSLNALNIEVTHALGHEVD; encoded by the coding sequence ATGTTCGCCATCCCCGCCGATCTGAACGAAATCCTGCCGCTGATTCAGCTTTCGATTTCACCCGTGATTTTGATTTCAGGTCTGGGAGCGCTGGTGATCTCGATGACGAACCGCATGGGACGCATTGTGGATCGTTCGCGCGCGCTGGCGGCTCTGGTGCGGCAGGCGAAAGGGGCGGAGCGCACGCACATCGAGCATCAGCTGGAGATCATGTTCCGGCGGGCGCGGCTTATGCGGCTGTCGATGACGTTGGTGATCACGAGCATCTTTACGTCGGGCTCGTTGATCATGCTGTTGTTTGTCGGGCAGGTGCTGGCGGTGAAAGTGGCCAATGCGGTGCTCGGGGTGTTTATTTTGAGTGTGGTATTAATGCTGGCCGGAATGGCGGCGTTTATCCGGGACGTGTATTTGTCGCTCAATGCGCTGAACATCGAGGTGACGCATGCGTTGGGGCACGAGGTTGATTGA
- a CDS encoding HAD family hydrolase, whose amino-acid sequence MNRFHTVLFDLDGTLLDHFAAIHKSHVHTMRTLGLPEPTMEQVHRAVGGGLEVAISRILGEKNAALLEKAVPIYRAYWNENMLHGVALLPGSRELLEALKARGVRCAVFTNKHGPSARTLMDHLGVTHLLDAVFGAVDTPWFKPDREFTEHALLTLGADSATTCMIGDSPYDIKAAHNGGFPCHCVTTGTHTAQELTDAGANSVHPDMTSLARAIFGLEIIARI is encoded by the coding sequence GTGAACCGTTTCCACACCGTCCTCTTCGACCTCGATGGCACTCTCCTCGACCACTTCGCCGCCATCCACAAATCGCATGTCCACACCATGCGCACCCTCGGGCTCCCCGAGCCCACCATGGAACAGGTTCACCGCGCCGTCGGCGGTGGCCTCGAAGTCGCCATCAGTCGCATCCTCGGCGAAAAAAACGCCGCCCTCCTCGAAAAAGCCGTCCCCATCTACCGCGCCTACTGGAACGAAAACATGCTCCACGGCGTCGCCCTACTCCCCGGCTCTCGCGAACTCCTCGAAGCCCTCAAAGCCCGCGGCGTCCGCTGCGCCGTCTTCACCAACAAACACGGCCCCTCCGCCCGCACGCTCATGGACCACCTCGGCGTCACCCATCTCCTCGACGCCGTGTTTGGCGCCGTGGATACGCCGTGGTTCAAACCCGACCGCGAGTTCACCGAACACGCCCTCCTCACGCTCGGCGCCGACTCCGCGACGACCTGCATGATCGGCGACTCGCCCTATGACATCAAAGCCGCTCACAACGGCGGCTTCCCCTGTCACTGCGTCACCACCGGCACCCACACCGCGCAAGAACTCACCGACGCCGGCGCCAACTCCGTCCACCCCGACATGACGTCCCTCGCCCGCGCCATCTTCGGCCTGGAAATTATCGCGCGCATTTAA